The following DNA comes from Noviherbaspirillum sp. L7-7A.
CCGATACCCGGCATGCCGCGCATCGCGCTGCGGCGCGGCGCCGGCGCCTATATCTGCGGCGAGGAGTCGGCCATGATCGAGTCCATCGAAGGCAAACGCGGCATGCCGCGGCTGCGCCCGCCGTACGTGGCCCAGGTCGGCCTGTTCGGCCGGCCCACGCTGGAGCACAACTTCGAGACGCTGTACTGGGTGCGCGACATCCTGGAAAAGGGCGCGGACTGGTTTGCCTCGCATGGCCGGCATGGCAGGAAGGGGCTGCGCTCGTACTCGGTGTCGGGCCGGGTGAAGAACCCGGGCGTGAAGCTGGCGCCGGCGGGCATCACGATCCAGGAGCTGATCGACGAATACTGCGGCGGCATGCAGCAGGGCCATGCCTTCTATGCCTATCTGCCGGGCGGCGCGTCGGGCGGGATATTGCCGGCGACGATGAACGACATCCCGCTGGACTTCGACACGCTGCAGCCGCATGGCTGCTTCATCGGCTCGGCGGCGGTGGTGGTGCTGTCGGATGCCGACAGCGCCAAGGGCGCGGCGCGCAACCTGATGCGCTTCTTCAAGGACGAGTCGTGCGGGCAGTGCACGCCGTGCCGGGTGGGCACGGCCAAGGCGCTGACCCTGATCGAGAAGCCGGTATGGGACGTGCCGCTGCTGGCGGAGCTGTCGCAGGTCATGCGCGACGCCTCGATCTGCGGCCTGGGCCAGGCCGCGCCGAATCCGGTGGACTGCGTGGTCCGCTACTTTCCCCATGAACTGACCGGGAACTGAACATGAATGCCATTACCCGTAATGAAATTGCCCAGCTCGACGCGCCGGTGGTCGAGTTCACCTTGAATGGCCGCCCGGTGCAGGGGCGGGCCAGCGAAACCATCATCGAGATCGCCGACCGCGAGGGCATGTCGATACCGCGTCTGTGCTACAAGCCCGGCATGGACACCGCCGGCAACTGCCGCGCCTGCATGGTGGAGATCAATGGCGAGCGCGCGCTGGCGCCGTCCTGCTGCCGCTCGCCGACTGCTGGCATGCAGGTCAGCAGCGAAAGCGAGCGCGCGGTCAAGGCGCAGCAGATGGTGCTGGAGCTGCTGCAGTCGGACATGCCTGAAGCCGATTACACGCTGCACAATGAAGTCGACCAGTGGGCCGAGGCGCTTGCGGTGGGCAAGCCGCGCTTCGAGCCGCGTCCCAGCGTGCCGCCGGATTATTCGCATCCCGGCATCACCGTCAATCTCGATGCCTGCATCCAGTGCACCCGCTGCGTGCGCGCCTGCCGCGACGAGCAGATGAATGACGTGATCGGCCTGGCGCTGCGCGGCCAGGCGGAAAAGATCGTCTTCGACATGGACGACCCCATGGGCAACTCCACCTGCGTGTCCTGCGGCGAATGCGTCCAGGCCTGCCCGACCGGCGCCATCATGCCCGCGCGCGAGGCGGGCCTGGCAGTGCCGGACAAGAAGGTCGACTCGGTCTGCCCGTATTGCGGCGTGGGCTGCCAGCTGACCTACAACGTCAAGGACGACAAGATCCTGTATGTCGAAGGCCGCGACGGCCCGGCCAACCATGGCCGGCTGTGCGTCAAGGGCCGCTACGGTTTCGACTATGCGCGCCATCCGCAAAGGCTGACCGTGCCTCTGATCCGGCGCGAAGGCGTGCCCAAGACCGGCGACTTCACCATGGACCCGGACCGGGTGATGGACGTGTTCCGCGAAGCGACCTGGGAGGAAGCGCTGGACTTCGCCGGCGGCCGCCTGCGCGATATCCGCGATACCCACGGCAAGGGCGCGCTGGCCGGCTTCGGCTCGGCCAAGGGCAGCAACGAGGAAGCCTACCTGTTCCAGAAGCTGGTTCGCACCGGCTTCGGCAGCAACAACGTCGACCACTGCACCCGGCTGTGCCATGCCTCCTCGGTGGTGGCGCTGCTCGAAGGCATCGGCTCGGGCGCGGTGTCGAACCCGGTGATGGATGTGACCAGGGCCGAGGTCATCGTGATCATCGGCGCCAACCCGACCGTGAACCATCCGGTGGCGGCGACCTGGATCAAGAACGCGGTAGCCAATGGCAGCAAGCTCATCGTCTGCGACCCGCGGCGCTCGGAGCTGGCGCGCTTCGCGCACCGCTACATGCAGTTCAAGGCCGACACCGACGTGCCGATGCTCAACGCGATGATGCATGTGATCGTCAACGAGAACCTGGTGGACCAGGCTTTCATCGACAGCCGTACCATAGGCTATGAGGAGCTCAAGGCCAACGTGGCGGAATACAGCCCGGAGAAGATGGCGCCGATCTGCGGCATCGATGCCGAGACGCTGCGCTATGTGGCGCGGCTGTATGCAACCGCGAAGTCGTCGATGATCCTGTGGGGCATGGGCGTATCGCAGCACGTGCACGGCACGGACAATGCCCGCTGCCTGATCGCGCTGGCCCTGATGACGGGCCAGATCGGCCGTCCCGGCACGGGCCTGCATCCGCTGCGCGGCCAGAACAATGTGCAGGGTGCGTCCGACGCCGGCCTGATCCCGATGATGTATCCGGACTACCAGCGTGTCGACAATGCCGAGGCGCGCGAGCGCTTCGAGAAGCTGTGGGGCCAGCCGCTGGACCCGCAGCCTGGTCTGACCGTGGTGGAAGTGATGAAGGCGATCAAGGCCGGCAGCGTGCGCGGCATGTACATCATGGGCGAGAACCCCGCCATGTCCGACCCTGATGCGAACCATGCCCGCGAAGCCCTGGCCGCGCTCGACCACCTGGTGGTGCAGGACATTTTCCTGACCGAGACCGCCTACCTGGCCGACGTGATCCTGCCGGCTTCGGCCTTCCCGGAGAAAACCGGCACCTTCACCAACACCGACCGCCTGGTGCAGTTGGGCCGCCAGGCCATCAATCCGCCGGGCGATGCGCGCCAGGACCTGTGGATCATCCAGCAGCTGGCGGAGCGGCTGGGCCTGAAGTGGAACTACGGCCATGTGTCTGAAGTGTTCGACGAGATGCGGCGCAGCATGCCCAGCATTGCCGGCATTACCTGGGACCGGCTGGCCAATGAAGGCGCGGTGATCTATCCCTGCATGAAGGAAGGCGACCCCGGCGAGCCGGTGGTATTCCAGGATCATTTCCCGACCGAAACCGGACGCGCGAGGTTCGTGCCGGCCGACATCATCCCGGCGGCCGAGCGGCCCGACACCGAGTATCCCAACGTGCTGATCACGGGCCGCCAGCTGGAGCACTGGCATACCGGCAGCATGACCCGCCGCGCCGCGGTGCTGGACGCGCTGGAGCCGGACCCGGTGGCGCTGGTGCATCCGCTGGACCTCGCCGGGCTGGGTGTCGCGGCGGGCGATGTGATCACCATCGCCTCACGCCGCGGCCAGGTCTCGCTCTATGCCCGCGCGGATGAAGGCACGCCGCGCGGCGCGGTCTTCGTGCCGTTCTGTTATTACGAGGCGGCGATCAACACGCTGACCAATGACGCGCTGGATCCGTTCGCGAAAATCCCGGAGTTCAAGTACTGCGCGGTGAGGGTGACGCCCGGCGGCGAGCCGCCAAGGCAGAGCAGCTATGGAGGTGGGCAGATACTGGAGGAGATGAACCAGGCCTGAACTCTTGTAGGGTGCAATACCCCGAAGGGGCATTGCACGGCAATTGCAGTTGCGGTTGCATCCGGGTTTCGCTGCGCTCAACCCAGGCTACGTGCTGCCGCTGTCAAATCTTGAGGCATGTCCTGCCGCATGTTTAATTCGAGGAGTTACCAGCCCTCTGTTTGAAGAGTCACTGGGAGAATAGAGAAGAAGCCTAAGCGCAGCCTGGCGTCGTTGCCGCTAACGCAATAACCGATCCCTAGGTTTTTATAGAATTTCAGGAGTTCCGTTCTGGTCATCTTCCCAACTTGCTTGCCTGAATTTTCATATTCGCCAGCAAACAGTTCTCCATCCTTGCCTGCTGCGATAGTCGCCAGCTCACCCAGTGAGAGTTCGTTGCCAAAGGAGGAAAAGTTTTTTGTCATGATGTTTTGCCTTTTTGAAAGGGTGTTGAGCTCAACGAAAAATATTCGTCGAGACTTAAGATGAAAATCCACGCTGAACAGCATATGAATACAACGCTTGCTGAAGCGTCCTGCAGTCTGTAGCAGTTTTCCTTGAATTGGTCCGATGGAAATCTGACACGCATTTGGCGCTTGCTGCTGATCGCGTCACCCGGTTCCATTCCATCAACAGCCTCGCCGAAAACATTGGCATCTTCTTCAAGTTTTGTGTGCCGTTCTGCCACACCCGGCAACATTTCCCACTAAGAAATATAATCCGCAGCCGACACCCAGAGCGCAGCACGACCGTTTGGTTTAGACTTGCGCCATTCCAGCCAGGAGAACGAATTGAGCATCACGACAGAAGCGGTCAAGGCCGCGTTAACGCAGGTTATCGACCCCAATACCGGCCGCGATCTGGTCAGTGGCAAGTCCGCAAAAAACATCAAGGTCGAAGGCGACGATGTCACGCTGGATGTCGAACTGGGCTATCCGGCCAAGAGCCAGATCGACGGCATCCGCAAGTCCGTGATTGCCGCCATCCGCGCGCTGCCCGGCGCCGGCAATGTCAGCGTCAACGCCTACAGCAAGATCGTGGCCCACACCGCGCAGCGCGGCGTGAAGCTGTTGTCGAATGTAAAAAACATCATTGCCGTCGCTTCCGGCAAGGGCGGCGTCGGCAAGTCCACCACCGCAGTCAACCTGGCGCTGGCGCTGTCGGCCGAAGGCGCGCGGGTCGGCATTCTCGACGCCGATATCTACGGCCCTTCGCAGCCGATGATGATGGGCATCTCTGGCCGTCCCGAAACCACCGACGGCAAGACCATGGAGCCGATGGAGAACTACGGCCTGCAGGTATCGTCGATCGGTTTCATGATCGATCCGGACGAACCCATGGTCTGGCGCGGCCCTATCGTCACCCAGGCGCTGCAGCAGCTGCTTGAGCAGACCAACTGGCACGAGCTCGATTACCTGATCGTCGACATGCCGCCCGGCACCGGCGACATTCAGCTGACGCTGTCGCAGAAGGTGCCCGTCACCGGCGCCGTGATCGTCACCACGCCGCAGGACATCGCGCTGCTGGATGCGCGCAAGGGCCTGAAGATGTTCGAGAAGGTGGGCATTCCCATCCTCGGCATCGTGGAAAACATGAGCATGCATATCTGCAGCAACTGCGGCCATGCCGAAGCGATCTTCGGCGAAGGCGGCGGGCAGAAGATGTGCGGCGAGTATGGCGTGGACTTCCTTGGCGCGCTGCCGCTCACGATGTCGATCCGCGAGCAGACCGACAGCGGCATGCCGACCGTGGTCGCCGACCCGGACGGCAAGGTGGCTGCCATCTATCGCGAGATCGCCCGCAAGATCGCGGTGAAGGTGGCGGAGAAGGCCAAGGACATGTCCGGCAAGTTTCCCAATATCGTCATCCGCAACGACTGATCAAGCGCACAGGCCGGGAAAGCAATCATGCATACGGAAGCAATGCCAGTCGGCGTCGTGATGCAACGGCGCCGGCTCGATAACCGCTGGCAGTCGCATCAGTGGCGGCTGCTGGAAGTCATCGCCGGCGAAGAGCTGCAGCGGCCGGCCGGCGTGTATTGCCTGCGCGAGGATGATGCCGACAGCCGCTGGCTGCATGCCGGCCTCGAAGTGGCGCTGTACAGCGACGAGGGCGAGGGCTATCACCTGAACGTCAATGCGCCGCAGCCCTGCTGGTTCGTGATGTGGCGCATGGACGAGGTCGATGGCGTCGAGGTGGCGATGCCGAAGTCGGTGACGCTTTCCTACAATGAAGCGGCGCGGCTGATGGATGGCGGCGAGCAGGTCGACACCGTGCCGCTGCCGCAGGACATGATCGATCTGGTGGCGGGCTTCGCCGCCGAGCATTATCGTCCCGAGCCCAAGCGCAAGCGGCGCAAGCCTTCCTTCGAAGGCGGCGCCGCGGTGCAGCAGATGGCGGACCAGGAAAAGGGGGATGCATGAGCGCCGACGATTTCTTCAGCCGCTGGTCCAGGCGCAAGCAGGAAGCAGCGGAGGAAAGGAAGCAGGATGCCGCGCCGGATGCTTCTGTAGCACCCCCAGCGCCGGCCGAGGCATTGCCGCCGCCCACGCTGGACGACGTGGCGGCGCTGAACCATGACGCTGACTTCCGGCGCTTCGTCGCACCCGGCGTCGATGAAACGGTGCGCCGCTCGGCCATGAAAAAGCTGTTCACCGATCCGCACTTCAATGTGATGGACGGCCTCGATATCTATATAGACGACTACAACAAGTTCGAACCCCTGCCGGCGGCGATGCTGGCCATGCTGGAGCATGCCAAGCCGCTGCTCGATCCGCTCGGCCAGCTGAAGCAGCCGGTGATGCGGATGCTGGATCTGGCGCCCGGGCAGCCACAACAGGAAGCACAGGCAGAGCAGGGCGCGCCAGCGCATGCCGAGGCGACATCAGCCGAAGCCGCTGCGCAAGCGCCGCAGGATGAGCTTGAGAGCGTTGACACTGTGCCGCCGCAGCCTGATGCCGTCCCAACCGACGCAACAGCCGAAGCGCCGCCAGCCGAGGCGCCTGCGCCCAACCCCCAGGATACCGAAGCACCCCAAGATGACCACTCAATTTAAAGTCTGCAGCTGTAACCGGACCATGCCGCTGGATGCCCGATCGGGCGCCGCGCTGGGCGCAGCCCTGGGCGTGGAGCCCCTGCCGGTCGCCACCGAACTGTGCCGGCGTGAAGTCGGCGGCTTCCTCGGGGCCATCGAGGGCGTCGATGACGTTGTCGTTGCCTGCACCCAGGAGCAGGCGCTGTTTTCCGAACTGGCCGCCGAACGCAAGGCGGTTGCGCCGCTGCGCTTCGTCAACATCCGCGAAACCGGCGGCTGGGGCAAGGAGGGCGGCGCAGCCCTGCCCAAGATGGCTGCGCTGCTGGCAGCCGCAGCGCTGCCCGAGCCGGAGCCGGTGCCTACTGTCAGCTATGACTCGGCCGGCCATGTGCTGGTCGTCGGCCCGGCATCGCGCGCGCTGCCCTGGGCACGCCGCCTGGCCGCGCAAATGGATGTAAGCCTGCTGCTGACATCGGGCAGCGCCGGCGAGATGCTGGAGGAACGCACCTTCCCGACCTTTTCCGGCAGCGGGATCGACGTCAAGGGCTGGCTCGGCGCGTTTACGGTGCGCTGGAAGCAGGCCAATCCGATCGACCTGGAAGTCTGCACCCGCTGCAATGCCTGTGTCGATGTATGCCCGGAAGGTGCAATCGACCTGACCTACCAGATCGACATGAGCAAGTGCACCTCGCACCGCGACTGCACCAAGGCATGCGGCGCCATCGGCGCCATTGACTTCATGCGCGAGGACACGGCGCGCGAAGGCAGCTATGACCTGGTGCTGGACCTGTCGGACACGCCGCTGCTGGGCATGCATCAGCCGCCACAGGGCTACTTCGCGCCCGGCGCCGGCGAGATGGCGCAGGCCGAGGCGGCATTGAAGCTGGCCCAGATGGTGGGCGAATTCGAAAAGCCCAAGTTCTTCGCCTACAAGGACAAGCTGTGCGCCCACGGCCGCAACGGCAAGGTCGGCTGCACCGCCTGCATCGACGTCTGCTCGGCCGAGGCCGTCAGCCACGATGGCAACCTGATCAAGGTCAACCCGAACCTGTGCGTGGGTTGCGGCGCCTGCACCACGGTATGCCCGTCCGGCGCGCTGACTTATGCCTATCCGCGCGCGCCCGATACCGCACGCCGCTTCAAGACATTGCTGTCGACCTATTTCAGCGCGGGCGGCAAGGCGCCGGCGCTGCTGCTGCACGGCCATGAGCGCGGCGCGGAACTGCTGGGCCAGCTGGGACGCATGGCACGCGCCGGCGGGCGCCTGCGCGGCGTGCCGGCGCGGGTGATCCCGGTCGGCATGCATCATGCCGCCGCCACCGGCCTGGACCTGTGGCTGTCGGCCATCGCCTATGGCGCAACCAATATCACGGTGCTGATCACCAGCCAGGAAGCGCCGCAGTATGTCGATGCGCTGCAGGCGCAGATGGCGGTGGCGCAAACCATCGTCAATGGCCTGGGTTACGAGGGCGTGCACTTCTCGCTGCTGCGCGCCGACACGGCAACCGGGCTCGATGCCGGCCTGGCGGCGCTGATGCCGGCCCAGGCGCCGGATCGGCGCGCCGGCTTCAATGCGGCCGCCGAAAAGCGCGGCACCCTGGACCTGGCGCTGGACCACCTGCTCAAGAACGGGCCGCGAAAGCCGGAACAGATTGCGCTGCCGGCGGGCGCGCTGTATGGCCAGGTCATGGTCAACAAGAGTGCCTGCACCCTGTGCATGTCCTGCGTCGGCGCCTGTCCCGAATCGGCGCTGATGGACAACGCCAATGCGCCGCAACTGCGTTTCGTGGAAAAGAATTGCGTGCAATGCGGCCTGTGCGAGAAGACGTGCCCGGAGAATGCGATCAGCCTGGCGCCGCGCCTGCTGCTGACCGAGGCGGCGCGCCAGCCGGTGGTGCTGAACGAGGCGCAGCCCTTCCACTGCATCCGCTGCAATGCGCCGTTCGGCACGCTGCAGATGATAGAAAACATGGTGTCCAAGCTGTCGCTGCATGGCGCATTCGCCGGCAACATCAACCGCATCAAGATGTGCGGCGACTGCCGCGTGGTGGACATGATGGAAAACAAGAGCGAAGCAACCATTACCAGCGTGACGCGGCCGCATTGAGCGCCGCCGTTCAGGAAAGACGATGTCCATGAGCAGTTCCCAGCCGATCAAATTCGAATCGCCCGACCGTGGCGAGGAAACCGCCCGCGCCGACCTGTACGGCCTGCTGGCCACCCTGTACGCGGCGCCGCCTTCGCAGGACCTGATCGACACGATCGCATCGGCGCGCAGCGAAGGCGAGGGCGTGCTGGAGCAGGCCTGGGCTGGGCTGGTGGCTGCCTGCCGCGAGGCCGACCCCGAAGCCGTGCGGGATGAATATGAATCGCTCTTCATCGGCGTGGGCAAGCCGGAAGTGATGCTTTACGGTTCCTACTACCTGTCGGGCTTCCTGATGGAAAAGCCGCTGGCAGCCCTGCGCACCGACCTGGCCCAGCTGGGCCTGGAACGCGATGCCTCGGTCACGGAGAGCGAGGACCATATCGCCATGCTCTGCGAAGTGATGCGCTATTTGATTGCGTCCGATGAAATTGCACCTGTGGGTATCGCGGAGCAGAAGCGCTTCTTCGCCACCCACATGCAGCCGTGGGTGGTAGCCATGTGCGACGCCGTCGCCGCGCACCCGGAATCCCGGTTTTACCGCGTGGTGACGGCACTTGCGCGGACCTTCTTCGAAGTCGAGATGCAGGCTTTTGACATGAGCTAGCGTTGGTCCGAGATTGCGACGCCTTATTTTTGCGGCAGCGCAACACAGGAAATGCTTTGCTTGTCTGTACGTATTTTCCACAATCGCATGCACTTAATTGCATTTCCCAGTTGCATTTGTTGAGTTTCGACCTACAATGCGATAGGTCAAGTTTTGTATAAATAAAACGGTCATTTCATCGTCTCGCGTGGCGCCAGAAGAAAAACAGAAGAGCAGAAGAGCAGAAAAGTACAAGGCCACGTACAACCACCAGGAAAACATCATGTCCGAACAGAAGAAAATCGCGCGCAGAAGTTTTTTTGCGGGCCTGGGCCTGGTCGCGGCCGCAGGCGTTGCAGCCAAGCTGGCGCCTGCCAGCGTTGCTCAAGCCGTCGCCGATCAGCCTGCCGAGCCTGAAGGCAACAGCTATCGCTTAAGCGAGCACGTCAAGAAGTACTACCGCACTACCACTATTTAATTTCGAGGTGACCCCATGCTGTTGACTCGCAAAGGCCAGTCGGGCCAGCGTACGAACACGCGTTTTTCATCCAGCCTGGCTGATACCCTGTCGCGCGCATTGCCGACCATGGACAGGCGCATGTTCCTGAAGCGCTCCGGCATCGGCGTAGGCGCCGGTATCGCAGCCGCGCAGCTCGGCCTGATCCGCAAGTCCAATGCGGCCGACGGCGCCAAGACTGGCGCGCCGGGCGCAAAGATCGAGGTGCGACGCACCGTCTGCACCCACTGCTCGGTGGGCTGCGCGGTCGACGCGGTGGTGGAAAACGGCGTGTGGGTGCGCCAGGAGCCGGTGTTCGATTCGCCGATCAACCTCGGCGCGCACTGCGCCAAGGGCGCCGCGCTGCGCGAGCACGGCCACGGCGAGTATCGCCTGAAGTACCCGATGAAGCTGGTCAACGGCAAGTACCAGCGCATCAGCTGGGACGTGGCGTATAACGAGATCGCCGCCAAGCTGCTGGACATGAAGAAGACCAGCGGCCCGGATTCGGTGTTCTGGGTCGGCTCGTCCAAGCACAACAACGAGCAGGCACAGCTGCTGCGCAAGTTCGTCTCCTTCTTTGGCTCCAACAACTGCGACCACCAGGCCCGCATCTGCCACTCCACCACGGTGGCCGGCGTTGCCAACACCTGGGGCTATGGCGCCATGACCAACAGCTACAACGATATGCAGAACGCCAAGGCGGCGATGTATATCGGTTCCAACGCTGCCGAGGCGCATCCGGTGTCGATGCTGCACATGCTGCATGCGAAGGAAACCGGCTGCAAGATGATCGTGGTCGATCCGCGCTACACCCGCACCGCGGCCAAGGCGGACCAGTACGTGCGCATCCGTTCCGGCTCGGACATTCCCTACCTGTACGGCATGCTGTACCACATCTTCAAGAACGGCTGGGAAGACAAGAAGTACATCCACGACCGCGTCTACGGCATGGAAGCGGTCAAGGAAGAAGTGATGAAGTGGACGCCGGACCGCGTCGAGGAAGCCTGCGGCGTGCCGGAAGCCGAAGTGTTCAAGGCCGCGCAGACGATGGCGCTGAACAAGCCCTCGACCGTGGTCTGGTGCATGGGCCAGACCCAGCACACCATCGGCAATGCCATGGTGCGCGCTTCCTGCATCCTGCAGCTGGCGCTGGGCAATGTCGGCGTGTCGGGCGGCGGCACCAACATCTTCCGCGGCCACGACAACGTGCAGGGCGCAACCGACGTCGGCCCCAACCCGGATTCGCTGCCCGGCTACTACGGCCTGGCCACCGGCGCATGGAAGCACTGGTGCGCTGTCTGGGGCGTGGATTATGAATGGGTGAAGAAGCAGTTCGCCTCGCAGGCCATGATGGAAAAGTCCGGCACCACGGTGTCGCGCTGGGTGGATGCGGTGCTGGAAAAGAACGAGCTGATCGACCAGGACAGCAATGTCAAGGCGATGGTGTTCTGGGGCCATGCGCCGAACTCGCAGACCCGCGGCCTGGAAATGAAGAAGGCCTTCGACAAGCTGGACCTGCTGGTGGTGATCGACCCGTATCCGTCGGCCACCGCGGCGATGGCGGCGATGAAGGTCGATGGCCAGGAATTGAACCCCAACCGCGCCGTCTACCTGCTGCCGGCCGCCACCCAGTTCGAGACTTCCGGCTCGGCCACCGCGTC
Coding sequences within:
- a CDS encoding 4Fe-4S binding protein; this translates as MTTQFKVCSCNRTMPLDARSGAALGAALGVEPLPVATELCRREVGGFLGAIEGVDDVVVACTQEQALFSELAAERKAVAPLRFVNIRETGGWGKEGGAALPKMAALLAAAALPEPEPVPTVSYDSAGHVLVVGPASRALPWARRLAAQMDVSLLLTSGSAGEMLEERTFPTFSGSGIDVKGWLGAFTVRWKQANPIDLEVCTRCNACVDVCPEGAIDLTYQIDMSKCTSHRDCTKACGAIGAIDFMREDTAREGSYDLVLDLSDTPLLGMHQPPQGYFAPGAGEMAQAEAALKLAQMVGEFEKPKFFAYKDKLCAHGRNGKVGCTACIDVCSAEAVSHDGNLIKVNPNLCVGCGACTTVCPSGALTYAYPRAPDTARRFKTLLSTYFSAGGKAPALLLHGHERGAELLGQLGRMARAGGRLRGVPARVIPVGMHHAAATGLDLWLSAIAYGATNITVLITSQEAPQYVDALQAQMAVAQTIVNGLGYEGVHFSLLRADTATGLDAGLAALMPAQAPDRRAGFNAAAEKRGTLDLALDHLLKNGPRKPEQIALPAGALYGQVMVNKSACTLCMSCVGACPESALMDNANAPQLRFVEKNCVQCGLCEKTCPENAISLAPRLLLTEAARQPVVLNEAQPFHCIRCNAPFGTLQMIENMVSKLSLHGAFAGNINRIKMCGDCRVVDMMENKSEATITSVTRPH
- the apbC gene encoding iron-sulfur cluster carrier protein ApbC, which codes for MRHSSQENELSITTEAVKAALTQVIDPNTGRDLVSGKSAKNIKVEGDDVTLDVELGYPAKSQIDGIRKSVIAAIRALPGAGNVSVNAYSKIVAHTAQRGVKLLSNVKNIIAVASGKGGVGKSTTAVNLALALSAEGARVGILDADIYGPSQPMMMGISGRPETTDGKTMEPMENYGLQVSSIGFMIDPDEPMVWRGPIVTQALQQLLEQTNWHELDYLIVDMPPGTGDIQLTLSQKVPVTGAVIVTTPQDIALLDARKGLKMFEKVGIPILGIVENMSMHICSNCGHAEAIFGEGGGQKMCGEYGVDFLGALPLTMSIREQTDSGMPTVVADPDGKVAAIYREIARKIAVKVAEKAKDMSGKFPNIVIRND
- a CDS encoding DUF3305 domain-containing protein, whose product is MHTEAMPVGVVMQRRRLDNRWQSHQWRLLEVIAGEELQRPAGVYCLREDDADSRWLHAGLEVALYSDEGEGYHLNVNAPQPCWFVMWRMDEVDGVEVAMPKSVTLSYNEAARLMDGGEQVDTVPLPQDMIDLVAGFAAEHYRPEPKRKRRKPSFEGGAAVQQMADQEKGDA
- the fdhF gene encoding formate dehydrogenase subunit alpha encodes the protein MNAITRNEIAQLDAPVVEFTLNGRPVQGRASETIIEIADREGMSIPRLCYKPGMDTAGNCRACMVEINGERALAPSCCRSPTAGMQVSSESERAVKAQQMVLELLQSDMPEADYTLHNEVDQWAEALAVGKPRFEPRPSVPPDYSHPGITVNLDACIQCTRCVRACRDEQMNDVIGLALRGQAEKIVFDMDDPMGNSTCVSCGECVQACPTGAIMPAREAGLAVPDKKVDSVCPYCGVGCQLTYNVKDDKILYVEGRDGPANHGRLCVKGRYGFDYARHPQRLTVPLIRREGVPKTGDFTMDPDRVMDVFREATWEEALDFAGGRLRDIRDTHGKGALAGFGSAKGSNEEAYLFQKLVRTGFGSNNVDHCTRLCHASSVVALLEGIGSGAVSNPVMDVTRAEVIVIIGANPTVNHPVAATWIKNAVANGSKLIVCDPRRSELARFAHRYMQFKADTDVPMLNAMMHVIVNENLVDQAFIDSRTIGYEELKANVAEYSPEKMAPICGIDAETLRYVARLYATAKSSMILWGMGVSQHVHGTDNARCLIALALMTGQIGRPGTGLHPLRGQNNVQGASDAGLIPMMYPDYQRVDNAEARERFEKLWGQPLDPQPGLTVVEVMKAIKAGSVRGMYIMGENPAMSDPDANHAREALAALDHLVVQDIFLTETAYLADVILPASAFPEKTGTFTNTDRLVQLGRQAINPPGDARQDLWIIQQLAERLGLKWNYGHVSEVFDEMRRSMPSIAGITWDRLANEGAVIYPCMKEGDPGEPVVFQDHFPTETGRARFVPADIIPAAERPDTEYPNVLITGRQLEHWHTGSMTRRAAVLDALEPDPVALVHPLDLAGLGVAAGDVITIASRRGQVSLYARADEGTPRGAVFVPFCYYEAAINTLTNDALDPFAKIPEFKYCAVRVTPGGEPPRQSSYGGGQILEEMNQA
- a CDS encoding molecular chaperone TorD family protein, with translation MSMSSSQPIKFESPDRGEETARADLYGLLATLYAAPPSQDLIDTIASARSEGEGVLEQAWAGLVAACREADPEAVRDEYESLFIGVGKPEVMLYGSYYLSGFLMEKPLAALRTDLAQLGLERDASVTESEDHIAMLCEVMRYLIASDEIAPVGIAEQKRFFATHMQPWVVAMCDAVAAHPESRFYRVVTALARTFFEVEMQAFDMS
- a CDS encoding DUF3306 domain-containing protein, whose translation is MSADDFFSRWSRRKQEAAEERKQDAAPDASVAPPAPAEALPPPTLDDVAALNHDADFRRFVAPGVDETVRRSAMKKLFTDPHFNVMDGLDIYIDDYNKFEPLPAAMLAMLEHAKPLLDPLGQLKQPVMRMLDLAPGQPQQEAQAEQGAPAHAEATSAEAAAQAPQDELESVDTVPPQPDAVPTDATAEAPPAEAPAPNPQDTEAPQDDHSI
- a CDS encoding formate dehydrogenase subunit alpha, whose amino-acid sequence is MLLTRKGQSGQRTNTRFSSSLADTLSRALPTMDRRMFLKRSGIGVGAGIAAAQLGLIRKSNAADGAKTGAPGAKIEVRRTVCTHCSVGCAVDAVVENGVWVRQEPVFDSPINLGAHCAKGAALREHGHGEYRLKYPMKLVNGKYQRISWDVAYNEIAAKLLDMKKTSGPDSVFWVGSSKHNNEQAQLLRKFVSFFGSNNCDHQARICHSTTVAGVANTWGYGAMTNSYNDMQNAKAAMYIGSNAAEAHPVSMLHMLHAKETGCKMIVVDPRYTRTAAKADQYVRIRSGSDIPYLYGMLYHIFKNGWEDKKYIHDRVYGMEAVKEEVMKWTPDRVEEACGVPEAEVFKAAQTMALNKPSTVVWCMGQTQHTIGNAMVRASCILQLALGNVGVSGGGTNIFRGHDNVQGATDVGPNPDSLPGYYGLATGAWKHWCAVWGVDYEWVKKQFASQAMMEKSGTTVSRWVDAVLEKNELIDQDSNVKAMVFWGHAPNSQTRGLEMKKAFDKLDLLVVIDPYPSATAAMAAMKVDGQELNPNRAVYLLPAATQFETSGSATASNRSVQWREKVIEPLFESRTDHMIMYQLAEKLGFAKELVAKIKLVPGKGGMMEPEPESMLEEINRGTWTIGYTGQSPTRLKAHMRNMHLFDVKTLRAKGGKDAATGYDITGDYFGLPWPCFGTPEMKHPGSPNLYDTTKHVMDGGGNFRANFGVERDGVSLLAEDGSHSVGSDITTGYPEFDHILLKKLGWWDDLTEAEKKAAEGKNWKTDLSGGIQRVTMKVHGVHPFGNAKARAVVWNFPDPVPKHREPLYGTRPDLVAKYPTHDDKKAFWRMPTLYKSVQDKNVEQKLYEKFPIILTSGRLVEYEGGGEETRSNPWLAELQQENFVEINPKAAADRGIRDGEYVIVATPTGARIKVKALVTPRVGPDTAFIPFHFSGWWQGRDMKEYYPDGAAPIVRGEAVNTATTYGYDVVTMMQETKTTICNIEKIVA